The following are encoded in a window of Hemiscyllium ocellatum isolate sHemOce1 unplaced genomic scaffold, sHemOce1.pat.X.cur. R1, whole genome shotgun sequence genomic DNA:
- the LOC132809099 gene encoding tubulin alpha chain-like isoform X1, with protein MYLWTMKECLSLHIGQAGVQIGNACWELYCLEHGIQPDGQMPSDKTIGGGDDSFNTFFSETGAGKHIPRAVFIDLEPTVIDEVRTGTYRQLFHPEQLITGKEDAANNYARGHCSIGKEIVDLVLDRIRKVADQCTGLQGFLIFHSFGGGSGSGFTSLLMERLSVDYGKKSKLEFAIYPAPQISTAVVEPYNTVLVTHCTLEHSDCAFVLDNEAIYDLCRRNLDIERPTYTNLNRLIAQVVSSITASLRFDGALNVDLTEFQTNLVPYPRIHFPLVTYAPLISAEKAYHEQLSVSEITNACFEPASQMVKCDPRQGKYMACCMLYRGDVVPKDVNASIATIKTKRSIAFVDWCPTGFKVGINYQPPTVVPGGDLAKVQRALCQLSNTTAISLAWTRMNLKFDKMYAKRAFVHWYVGEGLEEGEFQDAREDMASLEKDYEEVGVDSSSLDRKAEEEE; from the exons ATGTACCTATGGACAatgaaagaa TGTCTCTCTCTTCACATTGGCCAGGCCGGCGTACAGATTGGGAATGCCTGTTGGGAGCTGTATTGCCTGGAGCATGGCATCCAGCCGGATGGACAGATGCCCAGTGACAAGACCATCGGAGGTGGGGACGACTCCTTCAACACCTTCTTCAGCGAGACCGGGGCGGGAAAGCACATTCCCCGGGCGGTGTTCATAGACCTGGAGCCCACCGTGATCG ATGAGGTCCGTACCGGCACCTACCGACAGCTCTTCCACCCTGAGCAGCTGATCACCGGCAAGGAGGACGCGGCTAATAACTACGCCCGGGGCCACTGCTCCATCGGCAAGGAGATCGTGGATCTGGTCCTGGACCGCATCCGGAAGGTG GCCGACCAGTGCACGGGACTCCAGGGCTTCCTCATCTTCCACAGTTTCGGGGGTGGGAGTGGCTCCGGTTTCACCTCCCTCCTGATGGAGAGGCTCTCCGTCGACTACGGCAAGAAATCCAAGCTGGAGTTCGCCATTTACCCGGCTCCCCAGATCTCCACGGCGGTGGTCGAGCCCTACAACACGGTGCTGGTCACCCACTGCACCCTGGAGCACTCTGACTGCGCCTTCGTTCTGGACAACGAGGCCATTTACGACCTGTGCCGGAGGAACCTGGACATCGAGAGGCCGACCTACACCAACCTCAACCGCCTCATCGCGCAGGTGGTGTCCTCCATCACCGCGTCGCTCCGGTTCGACGGCGCCCTCAACGTGGACCTGACGGAGTTCCAGACCAACCTGGTCCCCTATCCCCGCATCCACTTCCCCCTGGTGACCTACGCCCCCCTCATCTCTGCTGAGAAGGCTTACCACGAGCAACTCTCGGTGTCGGAGATCACCAACGCCTGCTTCGAGCCGGCCAGCCAGATGGTGAAGTGCGACCCGCGCCAGGGCAAGTACATGGCGTGCTGCATGCTGTACCGAGGGGACGTGGTGCCCAAGGACGTCAACGCCTCCATCGCCACCATCAAGACCAAGCGCTCCATCGCGTTTGTGGATTGGTGTCCGACCGGGTTCAAG GTTGGCATCAACTACCAACCCCCGACGGTGGTGCCAGGGGGCGACCTGGCGAAGGTACAGAGGGCCCTCTGCCAACTGAGCAACACCACCGCCATTTCCTTGGCTTGGACCCGCATGAACCTCAAGTTCGACAAGATGTACGCCAAGCGGGCCTTCGTGCACTGGTACGTGGGAGAGGGCCTGGAGGAAGGGGAATTCCAGGACGCCCGGGAGGACATGGCGTCCCTCGAGAAGGATTACGAAGAGGTGGGAGTTGACTCTTCCTCGCTGGACAGGAAGGCCGAGGAGGAAGAGTAG
- the LOC132809099 gene encoding tubulin alpha chain-like isoform X2 produces the protein MLGHRARECLSLHIGQAGVQIGNACWELYCLEHGIQPDGQMPSDKTIGGGDDSFNTFFSETGAGKHIPRAVFIDLEPTVIDEVRTGTYRQLFHPEQLITGKEDAANNYARGHCSIGKEIVDLVLDRIRKVADQCTGLQGFLIFHSFGGGSGSGFTSLLMERLSVDYGKKSKLEFAIYPAPQISTAVVEPYNTVLVTHCTLEHSDCAFVLDNEAIYDLCRRNLDIERPTYTNLNRLIAQVVSSITASLRFDGALNVDLTEFQTNLVPYPRIHFPLVTYAPLISAEKAYHEQLSVSEITNACFEPASQMVKCDPRQGKYMACCMLYRGDVVPKDVNASIATIKTKRSIAFVDWCPTGFKVGINYQPPTVVPGGDLAKVQRALCQLSNTTAISLAWTRMNLKFDKMYAKRAFVHWYVGEGLEEGEFQDAREDMASLEKDYEEVGVDSSSLDRKAEEEE, from the exons atgttgggccacagggcg CGCGAGTGTCTCTCTCTTCACATTGGCCAGGCCGGCGTACAGATTGGGAATGCCTGTTGGGAGCTGTATTGCCTGGAGCATGGCATCCAGCCGGATGGACAGATGCCCAGTGACAAGACCATCGGAGGTGGGGACGACTCCTTCAACACCTTCTTCAGCGAGACCGGGGCGGGAAAGCACATTCCCCGGGCGGTGTTCATAGACCTGGAGCCCACCGTGATCG ATGAGGTCCGTACCGGCACCTACCGACAGCTCTTCCACCCTGAGCAGCTGATCACCGGCAAGGAGGACGCGGCTAATAACTACGCCCGGGGCCACTGCTCCATCGGCAAGGAGATCGTGGATCTGGTCCTGGACCGCATCCGGAAGGTG GCCGACCAGTGCACGGGACTCCAGGGCTTCCTCATCTTCCACAGTTTCGGGGGTGGGAGTGGCTCCGGTTTCACCTCCCTCCTGATGGAGAGGCTCTCCGTCGACTACGGCAAGAAATCCAAGCTGGAGTTCGCCATTTACCCGGCTCCCCAGATCTCCACGGCGGTGGTCGAGCCCTACAACACGGTGCTGGTCACCCACTGCACCCTGGAGCACTCTGACTGCGCCTTCGTTCTGGACAACGAGGCCATTTACGACCTGTGCCGGAGGAACCTGGACATCGAGAGGCCGACCTACACCAACCTCAACCGCCTCATCGCGCAGGTGGTGTCCTCCATCACCGCGTCGCTCCGGTTCGACGGCGCCCTCAACGTGGACCTGACGGAGTTCCAGACCAACCTGGTCCCCTATCCCCGCATCCACTTCCCCCTGGTGACCTACGCCCCCCTCATCTCTGCTGAGAAGGCTTACCACGAGCAACTCTCGGTGTCGGAGATCACCAACGCCTGCTTCGAGCCGGCCAGCCAGATGGTGAAGTGCGACCCGCGCCAGGGCAAGTACATGGCGTGCTGCATGCTGTACCGAGGGGACGTGGTGCCCAAGGACGTCAACGCCTCCATCGCCACCATCAAGACCAAGCGCTCCATCGCGTTTGTGGATTGGTGTCCGACCGGGTTCAAG GTTGGCATCAACTACCAACCCCCGACGGTGGTGCCAGGGGGCGACCTGGCGAAGGTACAGAGGGCCCTCTGCCAACTGAGCAACACCACCGCCATTTCCTTGGCTTGGACCCGCATGAACCTCAAGTTCGACAAGATGTACGCCAAGCGGGCCTTCGTGCACTGGTACGTGGGAGAGGGCCTGGAGGAAGGGGAATTCCAGGACGCCCGGGAGGACATGGCGTCCCTCGAGAAGGATTACGAAGAGGTGGGAGTTGACTCTTCCTCGCTGGACAGGAAGGCCGAGGAGGAAGAGTAG
- the LOC132809099 gene encoding tubulin alpha chain-like isoform X3 has translation MPSDKTIGGGDDSFNTFFSETGAGKHIPRAVFIDLEPTVIDEVRTGTYRQLFHPEQLITGKEDAANNYARGHCSIGKEIVDLVLDRIRKVADQCTGLQGFLIFHSFGGGSGSGFTSLLMERLSVDYGKKSKLEFAIYPAPQISTAVVEPYNTVLVTHCTLEHSDCAFVLDNEAIYDLCRRNLDIERPTYTNLNRLIAQVVSSITASLRFDGALNVDLTEFQTNLVPYPRIHFPLVTYAPLISAEKAYHEQLSVSEITNACFEPASQMVKCDPRQGKYMACCMLYRGDVVPKDVNASIATIKTKRSIAFVDWCPTGFKVGINYQPPTVVPGGDLAKVQRALCQLSNTTAISLAWTRMNLKFDKMYAKRAFVHWYVGEGLEEGEFQDAREDMASLEKDYEEVGVDSSSLDRKAEEEE, from the exons ATGCCCAGTGACAAGACCATCGGAGGTGGGGACGACTCCTTCAACACCTTCTTCAGCGAGACCGGGGCGGGAAAGCACATTCCCCGGGCGGTGTTCATAGACCTGGAGCCCACCGTGATCG ATGAGGTCCGTACCGGCACCTACCGACAGCTCTTCCACCCTGAGCAGCTGATCACCGGCAAGGAGGACGCGGCTAATAACTACGCCCGGGGCCACTGCTCCATCGGCAAGGAGATCGTGGATCTGGTCCTGGACCGCATCCGGAAGGTG GCCGACCAGTGCACGGGACTCCAGGGCTTCCTCATCTTCCACAGTTTCGGGGGTGGGAGTGGCTCCGGTTTCACCTCCCTCCTGATGGAGAGGCTCTCCGTCGACTACGGCAAGAAATCCAAGCTGGAGTTCGCCATTTACCCGGCTCCCCAGATCTCCACGGCGGTGGTCGAGCCCTACAACACGGTGCTGGTCACCCACTGCACCCTGGAGCACTCTGACTGCGCCTTCGTTCTGGACAACGAGGCCATTTACGACCTGTGCCGGAGGAACCTGGACATCGAGAGGCCGACCTACACCAACCTCAACCGCCTCATCGCGCAGGTGGTGTCCTCCATCACCGCGTCGCTCCGGTTCGACGGCGCCCTCAACGTGGACCTGACGGAGTTCCAGACCAACCTGGTCCCCTATCCCCGCATCCACTTCCCCCTGGTGACCTACGCCCCCCTCATCTCTGCTGAGAAGGCTTACCACGAGCAACTCTCGGTGTCGGAGATCACCAACGCCTGCTTCGAGCCGGCCAGCCAGATGGTGAAGTGCGACCCGCGCCAGGGCAAGTACATGGCGTGCTGCATGCTGTACCGAGGGGACGTGGTGCCCAAGGACGTCAACGCCTCCATCGCCACCATCAAGACCAAGCGCTCCATCGCGTTTGTGGATTGGTGTCCGACCGGGTTCAAG GTTGGCATCAACTACCAACCCCCGACGGTGGTGCCAGGGGGCGACCTGGCGAAGGTACAGAGGGCCCTCTGCCAACTGAGCAACACCACCGCCATTTCCTTGGCTTGGACCCGCATGAACCTCAAGTTCGACAAGATGTACGCCAAGCGGGCCTTCGTGCACTGGTACGTGGGAGAGGGCCTGGAGGAAGGGGAATTCCAGGACGCCCGGGAGGACATGGCGTCCCTCGAGAAGGATTACGAAGAGGTGGGAGTTGACTCTTCCTCGCTGGACAGGAAGGCCGAGGAGGAAGAGTAG